The sequence GAGTCGTCTATCACGGACCTCTGGGCCAGGACAGCCAAACGCTCATCAGGTACTTTGAATCAAACGGCGCCGCCAAGTGCCCGCCCAATGCCAATCCGGCAGAGTACATGCTGGAGGCCATTGGCGCGGGAGACCCCAGCTATCACGGCCAGGACTGGGCCGACGTATGGGCGTCATCCTCGAATCACGAGGAGCGCTCCAAGGAAATCCAGAGCATGATCGACACGCGGCAGGGGGTCGAGCCGTCAAAGAGCCTCAAGGACGACCGCGAATACGCCGCGCCGCTGTCGCTGCAGACGGCGCTGGTGGTCAGGCGCGCATTCGTCTCGTACTGGCGATCGCCCAACTACATCGTGGGCAAGTTCATGCTGCACATCCTGACGGGCCTCTTCAACTGCTTCACGTTCTGGCGCCTCGGCTACTCGACCATTGCCTACCAGAGCcggctcttctccatcttcatgaCGCTGACCATCTCGCCGCCGCTgatccagcagctgcagcccgTGTTCCTCGAGTCGCGCAACCTGTTCCAGTCGCGCGAGAACAGCGCCAAGATATACTCGTGGGTTGCCTGGGTGACGTCGGCCGTGGTCGTCGAGATCCCGTACGGCATCGTGGCCGGCGCCATCTACTTCAACTGCTGGTGGTGGGGGATCTTTGGCACGCGCGTGTCGGGCTTCACGTCGGGCTTCAGCTTCCTGCTGGTCATTGTGTTTGAGCTGTACTACATCAGCTTCGGCCAGGCCATTGCGTCGTTTGCGCCCAACGAGCTGATGGCGAGCCTGCTGGTgcccgtcttcttcctcttcgtcgtcagCTTCTGCGGCGTCGTCGTGCCCCCGAGCCAGCTGCCCACGTTTTGGCGCAGCTGGATGTACTGGCTCAGCCCGTTCCACTATCTCATGGAGCCCTTCCTCGGCGCCGCCATCCACGACCATCCCGTgcagtgcagcagcaccgaGTTTGCGCGGTTCAGCGCTCCGCCGGGCGAGACGTGCGAAAGCTATGCGGGCCCGTTCATCAGCCAGAACGGCGGCTACGTCCAGACGGCGGCAGACGGTCTCTGCGAGCTCTGCCAGTACGCCACGGGCGACCAGTTTGGCAAGGGGTTCAGCGTCGAGTACAGCCACATCTGGCGAGACTTTGGCATCTTTTGCGGCTTCATCGTTTTCAACCTGGGGATTGTGTACTTTTGCACGTTTTTGAAGTTCAAGGGCAGGAACCCATTCAAGCGCCACCACGGCCACTGAGAGCCGTGTATGCACATGCACTAGCAAGagaaacagcaaaaaaacaGCTGCGTAGACActtgtttaattttttacAGATAAATAGAAGCTCCTCCTCTCACCCATATCAACAGCTGCTGACTGATATGTGCTCATCTCAAAAGACTTAAAACACACGTCTTATACATACAGATcaggtacagggtaggccgATCTATGGGAGGATGCGATGCTCTGCCCGACTGCGCGCTATATCGGGGTTGGCGGGGTGCCCAGCTGCGCGCCCCCATTACCGCATATTCCCAGCAATATGCACATAGGCAGCGCCAACCCCCCCACCATGTATGCCCTAATCAGAAGCCCCAATTCCCGTACTATGAAAGGAAAACTTTTcgccctcctctctctcttccaatcCATCCTCCTCCGTGCTCTCCTCGGCAAGCACAACCTCTCCTGGGCCTTCCCACATGGCACTCGCAGCACCGTCTTCGCCTCCATGACGCGGAGCTGGTCGCTCCAACGCTGCTCGTTGCTTGTGTGCGCTCAAAGATGCTCCTCTTCCTGATCCGCCATGGCGAGACGGTCGACAACGTTGCCGGCATCTACGCCGGATCTCGGGACTCGGGGCTGACCTCGCACGGCGTGCTGCAGATCCGACGGCTGGCCACGCACCTCGCCGAAAGGCAGGAATCGACGCTCAAGTTCATCTACTCGTCCGACCTCCAGCGCGCCGTGAAGACGGCCGAGGCGATTGCGGCCGAGCAGAGGCGTGTCTGCTCGCGAGACATCCCCGTCGTCGAGTTCCCCGAGCTTCGTGAAAAGGACTTTGGGAGCGACGAGGGCCTGAAGTTTGGCGACTCGCGAGGACGGGCGCCGGATTCTGAGACGGCCGAGTCGATGAAGGCGAGGGTCGACGCCTTTCTCGACCAGCGCCTGCTCCCGCTTCTCAGCTCCCAGCCAGATGATGCCTCGTCAGCGTGCGCCATCGTTTCCCACGGCATCATCCTCGGCGTCCTCTACCGCGAGCTTTGCGCCCGCGTCAGCCGAGGCGGCATCACTGTCGACCCCAATCCCAGTGCCGCCAGCTCGCTCATATCCCCTCCTTTCTGGGACAACACCGGCTTTCTCGAATGCACGGTTTCCATGAACAGTGCAGGGGCTGACGAGGACAAGTCGCTGCCGCTGAAGTTGCACGTTCAGCGGGTCAATTGCACCGTCCACCTCAAGGACTTGAAAAAGACTAGAGGAGGCATTGGCAGCGCTGCGTATGACGAAAAGCAGCGCACCTTGACGTCGTTTTTTGTGCCGGGGTCCAAGAAGCGAAAAAGTCACGATATGAGTGCTGGCTGAACGACTCTTGCCAGGCATTCTGTTTTCAAAAGGTACggttttttttgcttttttttttttttttcttcaatgaTGATACAACAAATAACTCACAGACCTGTTCTGAACACACAATGTGGAAAATATTTTGTCCAACCGCTGTCTGACATTGCACTCTTACAATTCGTTTTTGTTTGCACACATGTTGTCCATGGTCATTGCTAACTGCGACCATCAGATTCTAGATGCCCGCCTTATGATTACGATATAGATGGAAAATATAACATGATACCCTTTTGATTATTCCAATATTTCTACCAAGTCTCTGTGCCCTGCATTGTGATCGTGACCTTGACCTTGTAACATAAAAGATATGCCCTCAATCGTACGCATTCCAATCATTCGTTCCTAGGCTTTGCAGAGTGCCTGTATTTATCCTATACGtttattctatatttatagcatttCCCTGAGATTGCTCTCTCCCTTTCCATTTACATGAagagataaataaaaaaaaaattgccgcTCATTCATTATACATCCGTACTCATCTCATCCTTTCCGGTAAACACTCTGTGAATCCTCCTGCTCACAGCCTGTCCCACGGTCCTGTCCGAAACTGCCCCATCTTTGTTTGCACTTTTCCGCACGCTCTCCAATCTGAGAGGTCCGCCTTGCTCAAGCCCCATTACGAGCTTGCTCACGGTGTCAAACTCCGAGACGATGCCGTAAGCTATCGGAGCCGTGACGCGCGCAATCTCCTGTAGCATACGGACGTATGTATCGCGAGCATCATCACCAGTGCGGACTTGTCCACTTTCCATGCAGAAACCTGCCGAGGAAGTCAATTTTTCGCGCAGTTTCTTGTACGGAATGGTTGAAATGTGTTGAGTGAAGGCGACAATCCACTGCGCAGTTTCGAGCGGGGCAGCAGTGTGGTGAATCAATACTTCGTGCTCGACCTGTAGCTGGAGCATTGCGTCTTCGATGATGCTTTCCGAAATGTACTCCTCGGCGGTAGCATTGTTACGGCGTCTGCGGGAGGAGGCCGAGGCAGCTTCCGGAGGGGCAGCTTGGTCCTGTGCACGAACTCCAGCTGCGAATCTGCGGTTTCGGAGGTTGCGattcttcctcatccaagGCGTTATGCCCTCGAGGATGTATATGAGTTCGTGGCCGGGGAAGTGTCTCTTCGTCTCAGAAACGCTGGAATCCACAGCATCGCTGACAGCGAGCCCGACAAACTCTTCTGCCGTGAGAAGAACCAAGGCATGATTCTCAGGCATAATGCGCGGCGGGATAGGCTCCCAGCGCCCCGCCTCTTCATCAAATCGACTGTTTACTTTTCTCCGCCACTTGAAGGCGTTGGCGACAGGACTATTCCATGTAGTATGCTCTACACTGAGTCCGTCTAGCAAGGTACCCAGCTGAACTCTTAGCCCCTCGGCCACGCCCGACGGCATGACGAGGATCATTTCAGGCGTCGAGACTTTTTTGTCCGTGCGAACTTTGTTGACCTCGGCCAATGCAGCAGCGCGCTCCTTTTCCAAagctttggcttctttgagcTGCTCCTTCTCCTGTCTCTTTCGCTCCTTttcggcagccttggcagcagcttggGCATCTCTATCACGCGCCCTCTGCTCAGCCGTCTTTGCCGTAGCTGTAGCTGCCGATCCGGGCCTCCTGCTTCTTGAAGAGATTATATCGCTTTGAGAGCGACGGATGGGGGAGCGAGGGCGGGGTCTGGCGCGAGACAAATTAAAGTCGGCAATGTCTGGAAATTCATCTCCGGATGTGTCTGCTGAATCCGAGTCTATACTTATGACAGTAGGTCTGGCGCTCTTTGATTCATCAAGGGTTTTCTTCGGAGGTGACACTCGTAGAGTCTCTTCTGGAGCTGAGCTTGAAATGGGATCCCAATGCTTGCGTTTGCGAGAATGGTCCACCACCTCTACAGACACTGCTCTGCGCGGGGTGGGGACTTTGGTGGGCGGATGCAGATTAACATCCTGAGAGCTAACAAATGGATCCGAGAATTCATCCACGTCCACTATCGTATGTACAGCCGTGGCTTGCTCTTGTGGTTTGTGTGATTCGCGTGAGGGGGGTGGTAGCGGAGGAAGTGGTGAGCTTGCGAAGGCGTCGGCGAATTCGTCGTGTATGGTCCTTGCACAATTTTCTGGCTTCTCTGACCTCTTTGGCCTCTCTTTTGCATTGGTAGTAGGCGCCAGGGGTGGAGAGCTGGCAAAAGGATCAGAGCTCAGGGAGATGTGTAGAGGAGCCTGGGCTGTCTGTTTCGCCACATGAGGCCGTGCAGCCGCAGCACCTGTGGCAGAATGGCTGATTGTGTTTTGCTGGGCTTTCGGCGTATCAGGATCTATAGAGCTTGTAAATTCAATAGGATCGAATTCTAGGTGGTTTGGCCTGTTGGACACGGTGCTGAGAAAGGGAGGCTGGGCCGTCCGAGGAGGGTCTGCAGCTGGTCGAGGCGGCGGTGACGTCGATATGCGCAGTCGCTTGGCGTTTATTGTGCTTTGGCCAAGCAATTCATCGTCAAGCACATCGAAGTCTGATGAGATAAAGAGCTCTGGTGAACGGGACAGCCGGTGCTTGTTTCGCCCTTGATCGGTGGCAGTGGAAGATGCCGCTGGTTCTGCCAGGCGACTCAACGGCGGTAGAGGCGGACTGGATGAAACGAGATCAATTACATGGGGAGCCATGGCAGTGGGCGGTCTGATGTTTCCAGCGGCGGTCGTTCAGGGCCGAGGCCAGCGAggctgccatgccatgccgtgTCTTGTCGCTTTGCAATCGGCCCCGCGGGAGCTCTCCGTTGCGTGCGTGATTCGCTGCTCAGTTCTCACATCACATCGCGAGATTGGGCGGGAGACGCGATCAGAGCTTCGCGCAGAGCTTCGCGCAGAGTCGCCAAATCACGTGATAGA comes from Trichoderma asperellum chromosome 3, complete sequence and encodes:
- a CDS encoding uncharacterized protein (EggNog:ENOG41) — translated: MGGCDALPDCALYRGWRGAQLRAPITAYSQQYAHRQRQPPHHVCPNQKPQFPYYERKTFRPPLSLPIHPPPCSPRQAQPLLGLPTWHSQHRLRLHDAELVAPTLLVACVRSKMLLFLIRHGETVDNVAGIYAGSRDSGLTSHGVLQIRRLATHLAERQESTLKFIYSSDLQRAVKTAEAIAAEQRRVCSRDIPVVEFPELREKDFGSDEGLKFGDSRGRAPDSETAESMKARVDAFLDQRLLPLLSSQPDDASSACAIVSHGIILGVLYRELCARVSRGGITVDPNPSAASSLISPPFWDNTGFLECTVSMNSAGADEDKSLPLKLHVQRVNCTVHLKDLKKTRGGIGSAAYDEKQRTLTSFFVPGSKKRKSHDMSAG